The genomic region GCACCCTTCCTGCTGATGCCACGCGACGGCTATGTTGTCGTTGAGCGACGTCGTGCTGAGGTGGGTCAGGGGATAATCGGACGAGATCGGGAACGAGACGCTTTCCAGGGTCAGTCCCAGCCAGTACGCGCTGGTGTCCATGCGGATGAAGACCCGCAGGAGGTCGCCGGGCTCTGCCGTCGCGTGGGTCACCTCGGCGTCGCGCTCCCAGGACATGTGGAAGTAGAAATCGGTCGCCCCGGCCGGGACGATCCAGAAAAGACCCGCCAAAAGGATGATACCAGCCGTTCGCATCGTACATGACTCCTCGCCGGGCGATGAACGAAGCATAGCACATCCCTGCAACCACGGCACGGCATAACCCGTAGTTTGCCCGCGCGGACGAATCGTTTATGATCCACCGGTCCGCACAACCCCGGTTCAACCAGGCGGTCCCAACATGCAAGCACGTTTCGCGACGGCCCTGTTCGCCCTGGTCCTCGTCCCGCTCGGCCGTTCCGACTCCGCCCCGCCCCCGGGACCGCCGATCGCCAGGATCGAGCCCACGACCTTCACGGAGTTCGGCCACACCCGCGTCGACGACTACTACTGGCTCAACCGGCGGGAGGACCCGGAGGTCATCGCCTACCTGGAGGCCGAGAACGCCTACACCGAGGCCATGACCGCGCACACCTCCGGGCTGCGGGAAACCCTGTTCGACGAGATCGTCGGCCGGATCAAGCAGGACGACAACACCGTCCCCTACCTGTACGACGGCTACTGGTACTACCGGCGTTACGAGGAGGACCGCGAATACGCCTACTACTGCCGCAAGGAGGTCTCCCTGGACGCGCCCGAGGAGGTGATGCTGGACGCCAACGAACGCGCCGAGGGACAGACCTACTACGCGGCGCGGTCGGTGCAGGTCAACTCGGACCGCAACGTGCTGGTCGTGGCCGAGGACGTCGTGGGGCGCCGTCTCTACACGATCCGCTTCAAGAATCTCGACACTGACGAGTGGTATCCAGAGTCCATCCCCGAAACGCACGGCAACCTGGCCTGGGCCGAGGACGGCAAGACCCTCTTCTACGGCAAGAAGGACCCGACTACCCTGCGGCCCTACCAGATCTGGCGCCACGAGTTGGGCACCGATCCCGCCGGCGATGCGCTGGTCTACCAGGAGGACGACGACACCTTCGGCGTGTACGTCTACAAGACGAAGTCGCGTCGCTACGTGATCATCGGCTGCGACCAGTCGGTGAGCAACGAATACCGCTACGTGGACGCCTGCGCGCCGGCCGAACCCTTCACGTTGTTCCTGCCGCGCGAGCGCGACCACGAGCACTCCCTCGACCACCTGGGCGGCCACTTCTACGTCAAGACCAACCGGGGGGCGCGCAACTTCCGCCTGATGCGCACGCCGGTCGACGCGACGGCCTGGGAGAACTGGACCGAGGTGGTGCCGCACGACGACGGCGTGCTGCTGGAGGGCTTCGAGCTGTTCGCGGACTGGCTGGTCGTCCAGGAGCGGCGGGACGGTCTGACGCACCTGCGGATCCGCCAACGCGAGGGCGGTCCCTGGCACGACCTGGACTTCGGCGAGCCGGCCTACCTCGCCTGGATCGACACCAATCGCGAACCGGACACCGACGTGCTCCGCTTCGGCTACGAGTCCATGACCACGCCCGAGTCCACCTACGACTACGACATGCGCACGCACGCGAAGACGCTGCGCAAGGAGCAGGAGATCCTGGGCGGCTTCGCGCGCGACGACTACGTCACCGAGCGCATCACGGCGACCGCGCGCGACGGCGTCGAGGTGCCCATCTCGCTGGTCTACCGCAAGGGCTTCGCGAAGGACGGCTCGGGTCCCCTGCTGCTGTACGGCTACGGATCCTACGGCTCGAGCATGGACGCCTATTTCAGCTTCTCGCGCCTGAGCCTGCTGGACCGGGGCTTCTGCTACGCGGTGGCCCACGTCCGCGGCGGCGAGGAGATGGGCCGCTGGTGGTACGACGACGGCAAGCTGCTCAAGAAGATGAACACCTTCAACGATTTCATCGACTGCGGCCGGGATCTCGTCGCGCGGGGCTACGCCGATCCCGCGCGCCTCTACGCCATGGGCGGCAGCGCCGGCGGCCTGCTCGTGGGTGCGGTGATGAATCTCGCGCCGGACCTGTTCGACGGCGTGGTGGCCCAGGTCCCCTTCGTGGACGTGGTGACGACCATGCTCGACGAATCGATCCCCCTGACCACCGGCGAGTACGACGAGTGGGGGAACCCCCACGAGCGGGAGTCCTACGAGTACATGCTCGCCTACTCCCCCTACGACAACGTGACGGCCAGGGACTACCCCAACCTGCTGGTGACCACCAGCCTGCACGATTCGCAGGTGCAGTACTTCGAGCCGGCCAAGTGGGTGGCCAAGCTGCGCGCCCTGAAGACCGACGACAACCTCCTGCTGCTCAGGACCGACCTGGCGGCCGGTCACGGCGGCGCCTCGGGCCGCTTCAAGCGGCACCGCGACACGGCCGTGGAATACGCGTTCCTGCTGGACCTGGCGGGGGTCGCGGAGTAGCTCCAACATGCCGGACGAAGAAGGCCGCGGTCCAGCAGGGCCGCGGCCTCGATTCATTCGGGACGTGCGGTGGATCAGCGATAGGCGGCTTTGAGCGCGCTCCAGGTCGCGGCTTCGCTGGGTGTGGGGCAGCTGCACCACGTATGGAGATAAAGAGCATCGATAATCACGTCATGGCCATTCCAGAGAATCCCGTTAAGGTAGAAGTCCTGGGGGATTTCATGGGTGTAGGCCCAGAGAGAAACATGACAAGGGGTCGCGAAGACAGTCGGCGGCCACAAAATCACGACCAGGCAAAGCAGCAGGATTCGAAACACGACGACCCCCTTGACGGCGGGTGGTCGGGCGAGGGGCGTCAGGATGATAGCATACAAACACTGGTTCAAGCAGCGGGCTGCGGTGCCGGAGCGGTAGCCGCCTCCACCCTGTCGCGCCCGTTCGCCTTGGCGAGGTACAGCGCCTCGTCGGCGGCGGCCACCAGTGCCTCGGCAGGCGCGTCCGCGCCGGGCGGCGACGTCCCCACGCCTACGCTCACGCTCACGGGCACGCGCGTGTCGTCGACACGGAAGTCCATCGCCGCGATGGCGGCCCGGATGCGTTCGCCCACCAGGGCGGCCGCGGCGGCCGGCGTGTCGGCCAGGATCACGGCAAACTCCTCGCCGCCGTAACGGGCGGCGAAATCCGTCGTGCGGCGGGCCTCTTCGGCGATGGTCGCGGCCACCCGCTTGAGGCATTCGTCGCCGGTCAGGTGGCCGTAGTCGTCGTTGAAGTTCTTGAAGAGATCGATGTCGATCATCAGCAGCGACAGCGGCGAGCCGCTGCGCCCGGCGCGGTTGTGGTCCGCGGCGAGGCGCTCGTCGAAGGCGTGGCGGTTGAAGATGCCCGTCAGGCCGTCCAGCTTGTTCCGCTCGTCGAGCTCCTCGTTGGCGCGTGCCAGCTGGCGCATCATGTCCTGTATCGCCGCGGTCTGCCGCTGCACCTCCCGCTTGAGTTCCCGGCTCGCCTCCGCCTGCACGCGCAGGAGCTCCGTGGCGGACTGTCTTTGCTTGCGGCGGCTCTCCTTGAGGGATTCGGTCAGCGCAATGATCAGGAACGCCGCCTCGGCCATGATGCCCAGCGCCGGCCCGTTCTCCGTGAAGATCGTGCGCGGCAGGACGCCGAACTTGCTGAGGATCATCAGCAACGAGCCCGCCAGGAAGGCGGACCAGGCTCCGGTGAACATTAGCGCGGGGCGGGAGCCGCATTTCCGCCAGATCCAGCCTCCCGTGGCGAGCACCAGGAACTCGGCTGCCAGGGCCAGGACGAGCGTCGGCCGGATCATGACCGCGTAGGGCAGGACCAGGGCCAGAGCCATCCCCAGCAGCGACAGCCTGGCGAGGAGCATGAAGAACCGGTTCAAACGGATCGCGTTGGTCTTGAGCTGCAGGAAGTGCGAGGCGAAGAAGTAGGCGGCGGCCGTCGTCGCCGACAGGAAGAACGTGATGCAGTGTTCCTGGAAGAACGGCGAGAAGGGCCACAGGTACTGATAGGCGATCCCGTCCATTGACGCCTTGATGCCCACGAACATGGCGGAATAGGCCACGAAGTACAGGTAGTTGCGCTCGCGCATCGACAGGAAGATGGCGGCGCCGTAGACCATGATCGACAGCATGACGCCGTAGAAGAAGCCGTACAGCGCATAGCTGCGGTTGACCTCCTTCTGGAAGGTCCGCTCGGACCAGATCGCGAGCGGGGCCTGCAGCGAGCTGGTGGACCTTATCCTCAACAGGAAGTCGTACTGTTCGCCGGCGACCATGGTGGCCGGGAAGACGAAGGTGGCGTGCTCCACCGGGCGCTCGGCGAAGGGCAGCGCATCGCCGGTCCGGTAGACCTGCAGGGCCTGCCCGTCCCGGACCTGGTGGAAGGTGACGTCGTCCAGCAGGGGATAGGCGATCTCGAGCAGGTAGTCGTCGCAGTCGCGGGCCCGGCTCCCCATCCGGAAGCGCAGCCAGTAGGTGTCGCCCGTGTATCCGAAGTTGGGCACGTCCTGCTTCACGTCCCGCCAGTCGTCACGGCGCCTCGGGTCGAGCACGTCGACCAGCCCGAGCGCGCCGTCGGGATCCACGAGGTAGTGCATGTGTCCGCACAGCATCGCTCCGGCGGCCGTCGCGTCCACCCACAGCAGGTCGTCATCGCCCGGCGCGCCCGCGTCCGCACCCGGCGCGACGAGGACGCAGCAAAGCGCCAGCAGTATCGAGCAGGTTGCCGTACACGCCGGACGGAACGGCGTGCGTGAAGGCGATAGGGCGATCAAAGCAGCCTCCCACGGACCAGGTACGTGAATCTCGTCCAGGATCATCGGCAAGGGGGCCCGTCGCTTGATCGGAATCTGTCGCGCTAGCCGCCGGCGACGATGAGCTTGCGATAGCTGGTCAGGGCGTGATTGGCCGGCGCCAGGCCGATGGCGACATCGAGGGCGCGCAGGCCGAGGTCGCTGTCGCCGTGATCGAGACAGATCAGGGCGACCAGCGTCCAGAACTCCACGTCCGCGACCGCGGGCGGACGGTCGGCGAGGGAGACGGCTATCTCACGCGCCCGCTGTGGACTGTCCAGATCGCGGTCCGCCTGGAGCACCAGCAGCATCTCCGGGGTGGAGAGCCCGTCCGGCCACCACGGAACCAGCAGCTCGAGCGCGGACTCCGGCTGTCCGGCGCGCACGCGGGCGGCGGCCAGATCCCGGCGCGTCTGCGGGGTAGGCGCGACGGCATGGACCGCGGCGAGGGAATCGGCGCGAGCCTCGAAATCGATGCCGGCGAGGCTGAACGCGCGGCGCCCGCCGGCCGGGCCGGGGTCGCCCGCGACGTTCCGGGCGAGCCACTCGCCGGAAGCGAGGTCTGCGCGGACGCTGTCGGCCCTGGCCTCGGCGGCCGCCAGCAGATCGGGATCGTCGGCGAGCTCCCAGTCTCTCTCGAGGTGACCGATCAACTGCCCGATCTGCGGGTTGTCGGGCGCGAACCCCGCGGCGACCAGCAGATCCTCGCGCGCCGGTTCGAAGCGTTTGCGGTTGATATGATGCAGTCCGCGGTTGTACCAGCCGCTGGCCGCATAGGGGTCGAGTTCGACGGCGCGGTCCATGGCCGTGTCCGCCTCCGCGTGCCGGTTGACCTTGGCCAGCGCCACGCCGAATGTGCGCCAGGCCACCGCCAGCTCCGGGTCGGCGGCGACTGCTTCCCCGAGATAGTCCAGGGCGATCGCGGCGCGATCCTGGTTCATGTAGACGGTGCCGATGACGGTGCTGGTGACCGGATCGACGCGGCCGCCGGCGGCCAGGGCCCGCCTGGACTCGAGCAGGTCCGGCAGCGCTTCCCCGCCGGCGCCCATGTAGAAGCGGGTGCGCCCGCGCAGGGCCTGCGCCGGCCCGGGCCGGTCGCGCCGGCGCATGCAGATGGTGAAGGCCTCTAGCCCTTGCCACCCCGGGCATCCCGCAGCGCCGGGTCGGCGGCGGCGGAGCAGTCGGACATCAACTGGCAGGCGTAACTGAACAGGGATCCCGCCACGTAGCGGTCCTCGTGGAGGGTGACGAACGGCACGGTCACGTCCGGTTGCCCGCAGATGACCGGGGGAAAGCTGTACCCCTCGAAGGGCAGGTAATAGAGCATGGGCGCGCGTCCGATCAGCCCCAGGGCGTGATCGAGACGCGCCTCCTCGATACGGTCCTGCGCCTCGAAGAGTGTGGCCACGTCGTTCCAGTAGCGCGACATCTGCGGGATGTGGACGCGGGACGAGGCCGGCGTGCCCAGGGCGTGCACGGCCATCTCCTGTTCCCCCTGGTGGAACCAGGCCATGGCCTGGATCCAGCGGTTGCCGTAGCCGGACTGGCGCTTGCCCAGCCCCGACTCGTACATCCCGAACACCCGGTAGCGCAGGGGCGGCATCGCTAGGGCGACCAGGTAGGCCTCCTGGAAATGTCCGGCGCCCGCCAGCAGCAGGCCGCGCGCGAGCATCTCCTCCTGGCCCAGATCGACGACCCAGGCGCCCCGGTGCCGGGCCAACCAGGCCAACCCCTCTTCCCACAGGCCCAGATCGTAGTGCAGCCACGCCCCCGCCAGGGCGATGCGCTGCTCCAGATGGGGATCTGTCCGGACGCGAAGGTCGTGGGGCAGGACGGACCAGGCGGTCTCGAGGTCCGCACGGGCTCGCGTCCAGTCACCGGTCTCGGTGCCGATGCGACCCAGCTCGTACCAGACCCGCGCCCGGGTGGGATCGGTCTCGACGACGAGACGGCATCGCCTGACCGCCTCGTCGAACTCCAGGCCGTCCGGCCTGTGGCGCGTGAGGGTCAGCAGGTCCCTTGCCGAGGTGTCCATCTCGAAATCGAGCGCGCCGCCCTCCAGCCGCTCGTGGTTCCACAGCCGCAGGGTCGCGAGGCCCTCTTCGGCCAGCCGCCGTCTCCGCTCCCGCTCCGGCGCCGACAGACGGGCGAACGCGTCCGCGTCGACGCCGCCCAGATCGGCGACGGCCCGCTCCCAGGGATCGTCTGCCGGTTGCGGCGGCGCATGGGTGCAGGAGGCGGCGAGCGACAGGGCGAACGCCGCGAAAACCAACAAGGCGGGGCGCATCTTCATCTCGCTTCCGGCGTAAGAGGCGGAGCGGTCGAGCGTTTCGTCGCCTGCGATCGAACGTCGATGATAATACGGACCCGCCGACACCGGGCCAACCGTTTGGGCGGACGTTTCCGGCCGCGCGGGGGGGTGCGGGCATCGGCCGTTTTTCGCCGATGACAGCGGTCTGTCGGCGGAGCCTCGCCGCGAACCCGACGGGGTCCAGACCGCAGATTGGCGGGTCCTTTTCCCGCGCGTTCAGGAATTAATCCGGCGCCTCATCG from bacterium harbors:
- a CDS encoding S9 family peptidase, producing the protein MQARFATALFALVLVPLGRSDSAPPPGPPIARIEPTTFTEFGHTRVDDYYWLNRREDPEVIAYLEAENAYTEAMTAHTSGLRETLFDEIVGRIKQDDNTVPYLYDGYWYYRRYEEDREYAYYCRKEVSLDAPEEVMLDANERAEGQTYYAARSVQVNSDRNVLVVAEDVVGRRLYTIRFKNLDTDEWYPESIPETHGNLAWAEDGKTLFYGKKDPTTLRPYQIWRHELGTDPAGDALVYQEDDDTFGVYVYKTKSRRYVIIGCDQSVSNEYRYVDACAPAEPFTLFLPRERDHEHSLDHLGGHFYVKTNRGARNFRLMRTPVDATAWENWTEVVPHDDGVLLEGFELFADWLVVQERRDGLTHLRIRQREGGPWHDLDFGEPAYLAWIDTNREPDTDVLRFGYESMTTPESTYDYDMRTHAKTLRKEQEILGGFARDDYVTERITATARDGVEVPISLVYRKGFAKDGSGPLLLYGYGSYGSSMDAYFSFSRLSLLDRGFCYAVAHVRGGEEMGRWWYDDGKLLKKMNTFNDFIDCGRDLVARGYADPARLYAMGGSAGGLLVGAVMNLAPDLFDGVVAQVPFVDVVTTMLDESIPLTTGEYDEWGNPHERESYEYMLAYSPYDNVTARDYPNLLVTTSLHDSQVQYFEPAKWVAKLRALKTDDNLLLLRTDLAAGHGGASGRFKRHRDTAVEYAFLLDLAGVAE
- a CDS encoding diguanylate cyclase, with translation MIALSPSRTPFRPACTATCSILLALCCVLVAPGADAGAPGDDDLLWVDATAAGAMLCGHMHYLVDPDGALGLVDVLDPRRRDDWRDVKQDVPNFGYTGDTYWLRFRMGSRARDCDDYLLEIAYPLLDDVTFHQVRDGQALQVYRTGDALPFAERPVEHATFVFPATMVAGEQYDFLLRIRSTSSLQAPLAIWSERTFQKEVNRSYALYGFFYGVMLSIMVYGAAIFLSMRERNYLYFVAYSAMFVGIKASMDGIAYQYLWPFSPFFQEHCITFFLSATTAAAYFFASHFLQLKTNAIRLNRFFMLLARLSLLGMALALVLPYAVMIRPTLVLALAAEFLVLATGGWIWRKCGSRPALMFTGAWSAFLAGSLLMILSKFGVLPRTIFTENGPALGIMAEAAFLIIALTESLKESRRKQRQSATELLRVQAEASRELKREVQRQTAAIQDMMRQLARANEELDERNKLDGLTGIFNRHAFDERLAADHNRAGRSGSPLSLLMIDIDLFKNFNDDYGHLTGDECLKRVAATIAEEARRTTDFAARYGGEEFAVILADTPAAAAALVGERIRAAIAAMDFRVDDTRVPVSVSVGVGTSPPGADAPAEALVAAADEALYLAKANGRDRVEAATAPAPQPAA